In Sphaeramia orbicularis chromosome 12, fSphaOr1.1, whole genome shotgun sequence, the following proteins share a genomic window:
- the itgb2 gene encoding integrin beta-2, with translation MLNMSQCWLFLLLLLMGRNGLCQKEEVCSKSVINSCSDCIKSGPYCVWCQQLNFTKPGEQEAVRCDTQAKLLERGCKAEEILSPPNSDTVTKNDRLSSTFDQQEPVQLAPQEIRLELRPGLPTTFPIHFKRVQGYPVDLYYLMDLSNSMKDDLQNVKGLGKDLFAALKKITQHAQIGFGAFVDKTVLPYTNTNKDKLQRPCDAADKQCQAAFGYRHVLSMTPREEEFKTKVTEQFISGNLDSPEGSLDAMMQASVCGDKIGWRNSSTRLLVLTTDAGFHMAGDGKLAGILEPNDEHCHMENNLYVKSSEMDYPSVGQLASQLDKNNIQPIFAVTKNVVNVYRQLSQMIPKSEVGELSSDSRNVVRLIEDAYNKLSSKVTVTHDNLPENVRVVYTPRCEHAGPPGENRGVCDQVRVGQKISFDVTVTADTCMKTTSFTISPLGIKDTLTVTLSTNCECQCMDPQVANHTHCKGKGRVHCGICSCSQGFVGQFCECSIGDKDEGTLREACKDENGVECGGRGDCVCGRCECHTTESGNYYHGAFCQCDDEQCEKFQNKLCGGKGKCNCGTCECNTGYEGSACQCTVSQEACRTINNTVCYGRGNCKCNRCECDEGYQPPRCQKCLGCQNPCLTKLNCIECLGFDQGPFKKNCTEACSKSVFHQMVDQFTLSSKQCEQKDSEGCWVKFKLDQLVGKDNYWAEILKSRDCPEPPSVTAIIGGSLAGVAVIGILLLMLIKLLIYMKDLKEFKKFENEKKKSKWAEADNPLFQNATTTVANPTFTGE, from the exons ATGCTG AACATGTCTCAGTGTTGGCTGTTCCTCCTGCTCCTGCTGATGGGCAGAAATG gGTTGTGTCAAAAGGAGGAGGTTTGCTCAAAGTCTGTGATCAACTCCTGCAGTGACTGTATTAAATCTGGGCCCTACTGTGTGTGGTGTCAACAACTG AATTTCACCAAACCCGGTGAGCAGGAGGCGGTGCGTTGTGACACTCAGGCTAAACTGCTGGAAAGGGGCTGCAAAGCGGAAGAAATCCTCTCCCCTCCGAACAGTGACACAGTCACCAAGAACGACCGTCTGTCCTCGACGTTCGACCAACAGGAGCCGGTCCAACTGGCTCCACAGGAGATCCGACTGGAACTCCGACCCG GCCTTCCTACCACGTTCCCTATACACTTTAAGAGGGTTCAGGGTTATCCAGTGGATCTCTACTATTTGATGGATCTGTCCAACTCCATGAAAGATGATCTACAAAATGTCAAAGGCCTGGGAAAGGACCTTTTCGCAGCTTTGAAGAAAATCACTCAACACGCTCAAATAG GATTCGGTGCCTTTGTTGATAAGACGGTCCTTCCGTACACTAACACCAACAAGGACAAACTCCAGAGGCCCTGTGATGCAGCGGACAAACAGTGTCAAGCTGCTTTTGGCTACAGACATGTACTGAGCATGACACCGAGGGAGGAGGAGTTCAAGACTAAAGTAACAGAGCAGTTTATCTCTGGGAACCTGGACTCTCCTGAAGGGAGTCTGGACGCCATGATGCAGGCCTCTGTATGTGGG GACAAAATCGGTTGGAGAAACAGCAGCACTCGACTGCTTGTACTGACCACTGATGCTGGATTCCACATGGCTGGAGATGGGAAACTGGCAGGCATACTGGAACCCAATGATGAACACTGTCACATGGAGAATAACCTCTATGTCAAAAGCAGTGAGATG GACTATCCATCTGTGGGACAACTGGCTTCGCAGTTGGACAAGAACAATATTCAGCCAATATTTGCAGTGACCAAAAATGTGGTTAACGTCTACCGG CAACTTTCTCAAATGATTCCAAAATCTGAAGTTGGAGAGCTGTCATCAGATTCCAGAAATGTagttaggctgattgaagacgcTTACAAT AAACTGTCCTCCAAAGTAACTGTGACCCATGACAACCTCCCTGAGAACGTAAGAGTGGTCTACACCCCACGATGTGAGCATGCCGGACCACCAGGAGAGAATAGAGGGGTCTGTGATCAAGTCCGAGTGGGACAGAAG ATTTCATTTGACGTGACGGTGACAGCAGACACCTGTATGAAGACGACGTCTTTCACTATCAGTCCACTGGGCATCAAAGACACACTGACTGTGACCTTATCCACCAActgtgagtgtcagtgtatggatCCACAGGTGGCCAACCACACGCACTGCAAAGGAAAAGGACGAGTCCACTGTGGAATCTGCAG CTGCAGTCAAGGTTTTGTGGGTCAGTTCTGTGAGTGTTCCATTGGAGATAAAGACGAGGGCACATTGCGTGAAGCCTGTAAGGACGAGAACGGTGTCGAGTGTGGAGGTCGAGGAGATTGTGTGTGTGGACGATGTGAGTGTCACACCACTGAGAGCGGAAACTACTACCACGGCGCCTTCTGCCAATGTGATGACGAACAATGTGAAAAGTTCCAGAATAAACTGTGTGGAG GAAAAGGAAAATGCAACTGTGGCACCTGTGAATGTAATACCGGTTATGAGGGCTCTGCGTGCCAGTGTACGGTATCTCAGGAGGCCTGTCGCACCATTAACAACACTGTGTGTTACGGCAGAGGAAACTGCAAGTGTAACCGCTGTGAGTGTGACGAGGGATACCAGCCTCCACGCTGTCAGAAGTGCCTGGGCTGCCAAAACCCCTGCCTGACCAAACT GAACTGCATTGAATGTCTGGGCTTTGACCAAGGACCCTTTAAGAAAAACTGCACTGAAGCTTGCAGCAAGAGTGTCTTTCATCAGATGGTGGACCAGTTCACTCTGTCTTCAAAACAGTGTGAACAGAAGGACTCGGAGGGATGCTGGGTCAAATTTAAGCTGGACCAGCTGGTTGGAAAGGACAACTACTGGGCTGAAATTCTCAAGTCCAGAG